Below is a genomic region from Pectobacterium polaris.
GTGCGCTGCATGGCTTTCCACTTCTCGTCCAACGGAGCAAAACGTGCCAATAACTGTGGCGGAAGGTAGCTGGGGTTCAAACGCCAGCTCTCTTTCTCTGCGAAGCCCACTTTGCCGGGCAATAGCATCACGCCCAGCCCCGGAATCGTCACCACTTCTTCTTTGGCGATGCGCGCGAGCAGCGCGGTGCCCAGCGCCTGATAGCGCGCCTCTTTCCACAGTCGGCCTGCTTCAAGCAGGCTATAGGAAATCCACAGGTCGGCATCGGATGCGGAGTTCGGGTCCAGCACCGTCCACTGTTTATCCGTGTTCTCTCCCCACAGCCAGGCGGGTAGATTAGCGCGCAAATCGCCTGCGGACAGGTTGTCTTCCGTCCATTTCAGCAGCCGATCAAACATCACGCGATCGTTGGCGACCAGCGCAAAGAACAGGGCGTAGCTTTGCCCTTCGGACGTGGTGATTTTATTGGGTGTTGAGGTATCAATCACCCGTCCTTCCTCGCTGATGTAATACTGCTTGTACTGCTCCCAGGCTGGCCAGTCGCAGACGGCGGCGGTGGCCAGGGAAGCCCATAGCCACAGCAGCGTGGCGATCAGGTAGCGCAGCACGCGTGGCATGGTGCGTTAGTCCCTTTCATCCGGCGACAGGCGACGGCGGCTGAAGAATTTCAGGCCACGCCACAGCAGCCAGGCAACAATAATGACGGTAAGGGTCGATATGATCGCCAGCCAGACGGGATGCTGCGCCAAGGCGTGCCAGATACGTTCCCACCACGGTAGGTGGCCGACGTAGTAAACGTCGCCGACGCGCAGATTATTGATGCCCGATTCGCGGATGACGGAAACAGAACCGAACAACGAGGCTCTTTTTTCGCCATCAATCAGCGTGTTGTTGAGTAGCGTATAACCCTGTGGACTGTCGGCCAGCAGGGCGACCACGCTGCGCTGGTCGTGATACGGAGACTGGAAGCCGATAATCGCCGACATCGCGCCGTCACCGCTGACGGTGGTTTTGCTGTCTGGCGTCGCGTCAGATGCGGGTGAGCCCATGTCTGGGATCGCGGTCTGACGCGTTGGCTGCTTGATCCAGCTTTGCGTTTGCTCGACCAGCAGGTTGATTTTGCTGTTGTCGTGCAGCTCTGGCGGGATAGCGCCGATCATCAGAATATCGCGGTCCTGCTTGTCTGCCTGCGTCCAGTCATCGCTGAGCTGCACCGCCAATGCCGGGTAGCCGGTTTGCGCCCCAATGTTACCGATGGCGTTCAGCATGGCGCTGACCTGAGCCGGCTGTGGCTGCTTGTTCACTAGTACCAGCGTTTGTGACAGGTCAGCCAGTCGGCTGAACGGGTAGCCCGCATTGGCAAAGGCACGCAGATCCGGCATCGCCATAAAGTGACGATAGCCAGAGAAGTTAATCGTCGAATTGCTGTCGATGACGGCGTGATTGACGACCGGCGTATAGGTTTCGCAGCGGTCGGCCGTGCCGCTGGAGAGCAGCGTGGTGTAGCTGAAATCAAAGCGCAGCTGGTTGGTGGTGCCCAGTTTCAGCGCCGGAATGGACAGGCTCTTATCGGAATCCCATAGCCCCTGCGTGAGCGGCAGGCGCATCAACAGGGAATTCTGGTCCTGTTCCGGTGCCAGCGAGAAGGCCTGTACGAACTGGTTGTTCAGGTTGATGCTCAGGCGCGAACCGTCCTGAACCTGAGGTGCGGTGTAGCGATATTTCAGACGCATATCGATGCCCTGACTGCGGATCAGGAACAGGTCGGGCGGCAGGTTCATGGTCAGCGAAATTGGCCGGGGCACGATACCGTCGGTTTGCAGCTGTTCGTTATATTGCTGTAGTTCGGCGAAGGTCATCGGGCGGTCGGTGCGAACCCAGTTTGGCGCATCATACGGCTGGCGTGGGGCGAGCTGTTCGACCTTATCGATGGTGACGCTTTGCCCACGGAACAGCGGGTTCCCCTGTGCGATGCCCTGCACGGCGGTAAGCAGTTCATTGTCATCACGCCCCTGAACCAGCAGCAGCTTCACGTGAGGATCGTTGGGGTGGCTGATGATCGATACCGTTGGGCCGTTCGCGGCGGGAGTATCACGCAGGAAATCCGGCCGCTTATCGTTGGTCGCGAACACAATACCGTGACTATTCGGCAACTGGTTGAAGAGGGCAGGGAAAGACTGCCCGCGCCATTGTGCTTTGCTGCCAAACCACGAGGCGAGTACCGCAGCGGCACGCTGTTGCACCAGATCCGGTTGGTCGGCAAAGACGATGGGCAGCGTCAACGGACGGGTATCGCGGCTGTCAAAAAACGGCGCAGGGAACGGTGACAGATCGTCCTTCAGCGTCAGCTTCTGGAATTGCAGGTTGAGCGCGCTGGCTTTGCTGACATCCAGCCATAGGCTGGTGCTGGCTGGGTTTTCACAGATGTTCTGATAATGGCCGACAAACACCAATTGCAGGCTGTTAAAGTCCGTGATGTAGCGCGGATCGATAGGTAGGCGAACGCGGTTGGATTTCCCCATCTGCTCTTTGCTAATCGTGGTGACGCCCATGAGCTCATTGTTCAGGTAAACCTTGATATGCGACTCGGTGGGAATCAGCGCCGGTGACGGCGTAAATTCAAGGTCGAGCGACGCCTGTGTGACCACTTCGTCGCTACGAACGCCGAACTCAATCTGCCCGTTGGGATCGACACCGCGCAGCGCAAAGGTGCCCGGTGCAGGCGCGATTTGCGCAAAAGGCATCACCACGTTGCGCACGGCGGCGTTGGTCGCCGGTTGCGCCAGAGGAATCGCTGGCATCGTCGTCGCTGGCGCTGCGGTGGCAGCATTGGCGGGCGGCAGAGTCGCGTCCCCCATTGCCGGTGTTTGGGCGTGCGGCGCGGTGACAGCCTGAGATAATGAGCTGACGCCTAAAGCCAATGCGGTGAACCAGATTATTTTTTTCGTCATCGTGTCATCATCAAGGTTAAGGGCCTTTCTCATTGTCGGGAGAAAGACCGTTGATCACGGCCTGTGAATGGCAATCAAGCCACTGTCTTTTCTGTAAACAGGTTCTCTTGTGCAAATCGCGTTTCATGGGTAGACGGCGTCTGGCCCTGATGTACGGCTTTTTCCGGCAGCGCAGCGCCCGTCTGGTCTGTTACGGTGCGTTTCCCTACATAGCGTGGGATGAAGGACACCACCCACACCACGATGTTGAGGAAGGCCAGAATAATGTTGCGTATAACGGGCGGTGCGTAATCGGCCAGGCGCAGGTAACCGCGAAAGCCGAGCGCCAGCACATCAACCAGGCTTTCGACCGGTTTATCCTGCGGGAAGCTGTCTTGCCAGAGCGCCCAGGTGTCGGCGCGGGCAAACGTACATTGAATGAAATCAATATGCTGGCGGATGGTCAGGTTGGTCATGCGCAGGCCAATCTTGTTGTCGAACGCGCGGGTGACGCTGAACGGGAAGGCGTACTCCTGCTGACCGCGTTTTAACAACAGCGAGACGCTGTCCCCGACCTGAAGAATGCCCGATTCACGTGCTTCAACGCCCACGCCGCCATCGGAATAGTCGCGCAGGACGCAGGGGAACAGATGCCCATCGGCACGGAGGATCGCGGCGGACATCGACATTTCCACCCGGTGTGCCTGACGCACCTGTTTGGCTTCTACGGCAACCGCGACGGCTCCGCCTAAAATGGTCATGTTGTACACAACCCACAGCAGGCTGATGAGCACCGTCATGATCTCTTCCGGCGGCCCGTAAATCAGACGCCAGATGCCATACATCACTCCAGCGATATTCAGCAGCACCAGCACCAGATAAGGTCGCGTAATCACCCAGTCAACATGCTGTTCTTCTACCAGCCCGCCTTTGGCTGTTACGTTGAATTTCCCTTTGTGCGGGTTAAACAACGCGACGGTAGTCGGGCGAGCGATGTACCACGCCAGCACGGTTTCATAGATTTCACTCCAGAATGAGTGACGGTAGCGCCCCTGAATACGCGAGTTGGTCAGGCTGGCGTGCACCATGTGCGGCAGCACGTAGAGCGCGATGGCCAGCGCCGGGGCGAAGATGATGTAGGCATGCAGCAGGAGAAACGCCAGCGGCGCAGTCAGGAAGATCAGCCGCGGAATGCCGGACAGAAAGTGCATCATGGCGTTGGCATAACACAGCCGTTGCCCCAGCTTCAGCCCCTTGCCAAACAGTGGGTTATCCAGCCGGAAGATTTGTACCATGCCCCGTGCCCAGCGAATACGCTGCCCGATGTGGGCCGAAAGGCTCTCGGTCGCGAGTCCGGCGGCCTGCGGAATGCGGATATACGCCGAGCTGTAGCCAAGGCGATGCAGGCGCAGTGAGGTGTGGGCATCTTCCGTTACCGTTTCAACCGCAATCCCGCCAATCTCATCCAGCGGTTTACGCCGCAGGATGGCGCAGGAGCCGCAGAAGAACGTGGCATCCCACATGTCGTTACCGTCCTGAACCAGACCGTAGAACAGCGTGCCTTCATTGGGCGTACGGCGGAAGCGGCCCAGATTGCGTTCGAACGGATCGGGCGAGAAAAAATGGTGCGGCGTTTGCAGCATCGCCAGCTTTTTGTCTTTGAAGAACCAGCCCATGGTTAATTGCAGGAAGGAGCGGGTAGGGACGTGGTCGCAGTCGAAGATGGCGACGAACTCGCCTTTTGCCTGTTTCAGGGCATTGTTGATGTTCCCGGCTTTGGCATGTTCGTGCGTGACGCGGGCAATGTAATGGACGCCGACTTCTTCTGCGAAGGCTTTAAATTCGGCGCGGCCGCCGTCATCCAGAATATAAATATTGAGCTTGTCTTTAGGCCAGTCGATACCTAGCGCGGCATACACCGTCGGTTTCACGACACTCAGCGGTTCATTGTAGGTCGGGATCATGAGATCGACGGTCGGCCACGTTTTGCTGTCTTCTGGCAGTGAAACCGGGTGGCGGTTCAGCGGCCAGATCGTCTGGAAATAGCCCAGAACCAACACCACCCAGGCATAGGTTTCCGCCGCCAGCAGCAGCAGGCCGCAGATCAAACTCAGCGGATCGTCCCAGTTCAGCGTTTCAGTGTAGCGCCACCATAGGTAACGGCAGGAAACCGTGAAAGAAAGGGCGATCATCATGAGCGTCGGCATGCGTCCCGGCATGTTGCGAACGAGCATGGCGATGCACCACAGCAGCGTCATGAAAATAAACTGCGACAGCAAATCAAACGGCTGCGTGATGCACAGCAGCGCCAGCGCCGCACACAGCAGGCTCAGCGCGACCGTCACCAGCCTCTGGAAGCGGCTCGTCTTGGCGGAGCCTGACTCAAGGTCTTCGCGATCGTCAGTATTCGCGTGGCTAAAGCGGGCGAACAGCGCTTGCTGCGCGTTCATGTAGCGTTGCCGCCAGCGCGGGAGCGCGGAGAAGTAATTGCGGCGCGATGTCGGCAACTGGCCGTTTTTGATGGTCAGCAGCCAAATACCCTGCGTCAGATAGCGAAGAATGTCAGCCGGACGCGGGCGTTGCGGCGAAATGTGTGGGAACCAGTAGGTTCGCTGCGCACGAATCTGTTGCCAGCCCTCAGACTCCAGCCGCAGGAAGATCCAGCCGAGTATCGCAAACAGTGTGGCGAAAAAGGCGGCAAAGGCGGAGGCACCTTGCTGACGATAGCCGCGGTAGCGTTGCTGAATCGCCTGTCTGGCGGGCGGGACGAGAAAGAGGCGCAGGATGCCACTCATACGCCGCTTTCCTTAACGTGAATCAGGCACCAGTTTGCCAGCGTCATGATCTCTTCCGCTGCCACGCTGTCCGGGCGACATTCGCCCAGCGGCTGCTTCAGCATCAGCGATTCTGCCAGGGCTTCGTCACGGTGTACCACCAGCGGCAGCAGGTGTGACAGCGTGTGCAGCCAGAGCTGATGCAAATCCTGCTGAAGCGTACTGAGCGTAGAAAATTGATTCACCAGAAAATGGCACTGACGCGGCAACGCCTGCTGATGTAAGCGCGAATGGCAGTTGGCATCCGCCACCACCACCTGAAAAACGGTATTCGCGGTGGCTAACGCCTGTCGCGTGAGCGGGCTGTTGTCCGCTGGTACATCAATCAGTATCCAGCGATGGCGACCCGCCGCGCTGAGCTGCGCCAGATTGTTTTGCCAGAGTGCGGGATGTTGGTGGTAATGCTGCTGGAGCGTCGCGATCTCCTGTGTATTCAGACGACCAAACGGCAGAAAATCCAGACCGGGGAGATACTGCATGGCACCGGTTTGCCACGGCGCGCCATCGGCTTCCGCCCGTGCCCAGCCGCGGCGTTGCTCAAACGGCATATTAAAGTTAATGCGCAGCAAGTTGTCCGGCGAAAAGTCAATCACCAGTGCGGATTCACCCAGCCGTTGGAAGGCCCATCCCAGTGCGGCAGCGATCGAGGTAGTGCCTACGCCTCCACGGATTCCCTGCAATGCAATCACGGGCATCGTCAGTCACTCCCGGCCGGTTCTTTTAATTCATCGAGCAGCGGCCAGCGAGCCATCATTTGGCTGAGACGCGCCTGACGGGCGATATCGATATAGTTTATTTCAGGTAAAGAAAAAGCCTGACTGAGAACCCGTAGATCGTCGTCGGTTCTTGCATTTTCGGTTAAATCGGCGTGCGCGCTAGTATCGATACGAGTCGGTTCGTTATTCATCCCATGCCTCTGAAATAGGCTATCCATTATCATTGAGATCGATAAAGGGAAAACATCCAAATAGCAGATGTGGTGCGTCTTTTACTGCACCCAGAACAGACAGTCTGGCAGATGAAGAGTTACGCCTCTGCTGTCTTTAATAAGGAGTCAGGTGTGCCCGTTAACTATAGCAATGAATTCATGATTGCAATGTGAATGGGGAAAAATAGTAATCGGTGATTTATCAAGGGATAGGAATAATTTATAGCGCACAGTTGTGATCCCTCGGGGGGCTGCTAGAGTTTATTTTGACTGTGTTATTAAGGTGGAACGCTGCCATTAACGGAAAAGAAATCAGTCTATGAAGCAGAACTTTTCATTAGGTATTCGTGACCTTTGGGATGAGCTGGTTACGCTCCAGTTGGCGGGCTTTTATTGGGTGAATATTGATCGGCAAATTGATGCCGCATTATTTTGCCAGCAAATCATGCACGGCCAAAATAACGACGCGAGAGTGGCGTTAATCGGCTGTGGGGAACGATCTGATTCTCTTCTGACGGCATTGTTTACGACAGACAATAAGTTTACGACAGAAAATAATAACACCGGAAAGAAACAATTATCGTGCTATGCATTGCCGGAAAATAAAGCCGCGTTGCTGAATTTAACCGATGATTTAATGCGCGCATTGCGCCCTAAAAATCGTCTGTTGGTGCTTTATGCCCCAGCTAGCCTGTGGCGGGATATCTCGCCGGAAAGGCTCCAGCGCTGGATCGATGACACCGCGACATGGCTGCATCAACGCCAGTGTACGCTGGTGGTGATCAGCCACAGCAGCGGCGTAACCCGCCTGAGGAATATGCTGATTTCCCAACATCGCGGACTTTACGGTTTAGCTAGCCTGCAATGGCAGCAGGATCGCGCCCAGTATCTGGTGTCATGGTGGGCAACGGAAAGGGGCGTGCGGGCGAATAAAGTGCAGATGCTGCAATCCGACAGTGATGGGTGGTTCATGCTGAAGGAAGAGGAACCGATCCTCACGCCGTCTCTGGATGATGATGGGCTCTTTCTGATGGAAAAGAGCGTGATGGAAGGCGCACCTGCGCTGTCAGAACACTGGCAGCTACTGGACGACAACGCCATCTTGGTACAAACCGGCATGCTGACCCATGCGGCTACCCTCGTTTTTGCACTCAATCAAACCAGTCAGGTGGATACGCTCGTCAAGCAAGTTCACAGCCTGCGGCGGCAACGTGGTGAGTTGCTGAAGATTGTGGTGCGGGAAATGAAGCCTTGTCTGCGCGCCAGCGACGAGCGTCTGCTATTGGCATGTGGCGCGAATATTATTGTCTCTCATTCCGAACCGCTATCCCGTTTCCTGACACGGATTGAAAGCGTGCAAGGGCAGCGCTTTACCAAACACGTTCCTGTCGATGTTGAAGTCTTGCTGACCACCATGCGGCCGCTACAGATTAAGGGCTACCAGCCCCCTGATATCTTTCGGCAGTCTGTGCAGATGTTGATTGATAGCACGCTGATGCCGGAAGGCAGCAAGGGCGTGCTGGTCGCATTGCGCCCCGTGCCGGGCGTGCGGGCGGCGCAGGCGTTGACGTTGTGCACGTTGCGACGCTTTGGTGATGTCGTCACGATCGCGCAGGGTCGTCTGTTTTTGTTCCTGTCCAATTGCCGCCTGAATGAACTGGATATCGCGCTGAAATCCATTTTCCGCCTGCCGGTGGATGAAGCGTTCAGCAATCGGATTGTCTGGTCACAAGACTTACAGATTCTGGCAGAAGTTAAATCGCTGGTGCAGGACGATACGCTGGAGCAAGAGCGGCAGATTAACGATTATGTCCAATTGCAGCAGACCGAATCTGCGCCGAGCCGCCAGGTGCTGCGGCGTGAACCGATTGCTATCGATCTATTGGCACCCGATTTACGGGCCCGCGCACCGGGAGAGCCGTCATGAACCTGATTGATATCGTTCAACTGGTGTTATTGAGCGCGGTCGTTTTCTTCACGCTTGGCTATCTGGCGCACCGTGTGATTCCCCACTGGCTTCAGTACTGGAGAAACAGGCTGTTGTCACCGCGCTACCTGAAGCCTGCGAGTGTCTGGATGCGCAGCCCTTCTTCAACAAAGACGGTCTCAACCAAGCCGACTTCAGCAGAGACTAAAAAATAAAATGGACGAAAAAAAACCTACGCAGCAACAGGATACGCAAAAACAGCAAAATATATGGCGCTACTGGCGTGGGCTCGGTGCCTGGAATGTGTATTTTTTGCTGAAATTTGCCCTGTTATGGTTTGGCTACCTGAATTTTCATCCGCTGCTTAATCTGGTCTTTTTGGCGTTTCTGCTGTTCCCGATCCCCAATGTCACGCTGCACCGCTGGCGTCATATTATTGCCATCCCGCTCGGTATCGGGCTGTTTTACCACGATACCTGGCTGCCGGGTATCAACAGCATTCTCAGTCAGGGGTCGCAGGTTGCGGGCTTTAGCGCGGCCTACTTGCTGGAGCTATTCAATCGCTTTATTAACTGGCAAATGGTTGGTGCGGCGGCGGTCATTATCGTTGCCTACCTGTTCTTCGCGCAGTGGATTCGTATTACGGTGTTTACCGTGGCGGCGCTGGCGTGGTTAAACATCGTCAATCTGGCGGGCCCTGCGGTATCGCTGATGCCAGCGGCCTCAACGGCGTCTGCCCCTTCGGCAGCTTCCCCAACGGGCGGAGACGCTGCGCTGCCCGAAGCGACTTTACCGCCAACGAACGCCAATCTCACGGCTTATCTCAACCAGTTTTATACGCGAGAAAAAACGCGAACCACGGCGTTCCCCGCTACATTGCCGCAGGATGCGCAGCCTTTTGACCTCCTGATTATCAATATCTGTTCGCTGTCGTGGTCGGATTTGGACGTGGCGCAGTTGGAAAACCATCCGCTGTGGAAGAAGTTCGATATTCTGTTCCGTCAGTTTAACTCTGCCACCGCGTATAGCGGGCCGGCATCTATTCGCCTGCTGCGCGCAAGCTGCGGCCAACAGTCCCACACCGATTTGTATCAGCCGGTGAACCAGCAGTGTTACCTGTTCAGTAATTTGGTGAAGTTAGGCTTTGAAGAACAGCTGATGCTCGACCATTCCGGCGTCTTTGGGAATTACCTGCGTGAGGTGCGTGAAGAGGGCGACATTCAGATCCCAATGCTGTCGCAGGAGGGCATTAGTCACCAGATTACGTCGTTCGACGGTGAGCCGATTTATAACGATCTGGAGCTGTTAAATCGCTGGCTGGGCGAGCGGGGTAAAGCGACGACAGCCCGTAACGCGACCTTCTTTAACCTGATTCCGCTGCATGACGGCAACCGCTTTGTCGGCAGCAACCAGTCGGCGGACTATGCGCCACGCGCGAAGATTCTGTTTGACCAACTGGATGCGTTTTTTGACGAGTTGCAAAAATCCGGCCGCAAAGTCATGGTGATTGTGGTGCCGGAGCACGGCGCGGCGCTGGCTGGGGATAAGATGCAAATGTCCGGCCTGCGCGATATTCCGAGCCCGAGCATCACGCATATTCCTGTCGGCGTGAAACTGTTTGGCCTACAGGCACCGCATCAGGGCAACGCGCTGGAGATTGCGTCGCCGAGCAGCTATCTGGCGATTTCTGAACTGGTGGTGCGAATGGTGGATGGCAAAGTGTTCACTGCGCCTTCTGTTGACTGGCAAACGCTGACGAGCGCACTGCCGCAAACGGAAGCGATCTCGGAAAATGAGAACGCTATCGTGATGCAATATCAGGGAAAACCTTACATTCGTCTGAACGGCGGAGATTGGGTACCTTACCCGCAATAATCTCATTCCATGACGTTATCGGGCAGGCGAGCATCCTGCCCGATCCTTCAGTCTGCTCCCCGAATAGCGATACTGGCTTATGCAGGGGATATCCCCTATTCTGAGGCCGCGTTAACGCTGTTGCCAAAGGTAGCCTAGGATTAAGATGAAATCCCCCGAATATCAGCAGAAAACAGCGTTAAGGCGGCGATAAGCTGCCTTATACTGTTTGCCGCGTGTAAATCGTGTTGCTGTGTGTAACGCGTGCGCATTTTTCGCGTTGTATATTGCCCACCTGTTTGTTGTTTGGTGGGCCAGGTATTCAGGTCTGCATAACAGGTTGACGGAGAAAGCGCTTGCGGCTCAGACGTTCATTAACGATTAAACAGATGACAGCCGTGTCTGCAGTGGCACTGGTGACGATCAGCCTGTTTATCGTCATACAGCTCTTTCACTTTGTTCATCAGCGCCGTGAAGATTATGCCAAGCAGTTGGAGAGCATCGCCTATTCCGTGCGTCAACCGCTGACGGATGCGGTGTTACAAGGGGAAGTGCAGCGGGCGGGCAATATTCTGGATAGCCTATTACCGGTTGCCTTTCTGAGCCGGGCAGATGTGCTGCTGCCGGATGATTTCCAGACGCTGCACGCGAATTTCCCGAAAGAGCGTCCGGTGCCAGACTGGATCGCACGGGTCTTTAAGCTGCCTATCCGCATCTCTATTCCGCTTTATTCGCCGCCGCAGACGCAGTATTCGGCTCCGCTGGCGCATCTGGTGTTGCAGGCGGATTCCTACCGGATGTATCAATTTATCGTCAGCACCTTTTCAACCATGTTGGCGACGTATCTGCTGCTGGCGCTGATTATGTCGATCGCCATTACCTGGTGCATTAACCGCCTGCTGATACACCCGCTGCGTGGGATTATTGTCGAGTTACAGAATCTACCGCCGGACGATATGCTCCACCGTCCGCTTACGCTGCCGCCTTGGCATCAGGATGATGAGCTGGGTGCGCTGGTGCGCAGCTATAACCGCAATC
It encodes:
- the bcsZ gene encoding cellulose synthase complex periplasmic endoglucanase BcsZ, which codes for MPRVLRYLIATLLWLWASLATAAVCDWPAWEQYKQYYISEEGRVIDTSTPNKITTSEGQSYALFFALVANDRVMFDRLLKWTEDNLSAGDLRANLPAWLWGENTDKQWTVLDPNSASDADLWISYSLLEAGRLWKEARYQALGTALLARIAKEEVVTIPGLGVMLLPGKVGFAEKESWRLNPSYLPPQLLARFAPLDEKWKAMQRTTQRLLLETAPKGFSPDWVIWQKDKGWQPDTTKPNVGSYDAIRVYLWAGMMADSSRGKTDLLKQFQPMIQQTIQQGLPPEKADTATGTVTGQGSVGFSASLLPMLSRQPDALAAQRQRLAANPPGDEAYFSASLTLFGQGWDQKRYRFTSQGQLLPSRGSQCTTTP
- the bcsB gene encoding cellulose biosynthesis cyclic di-GMP-binding regulatory protein BcsB, encoding MTKKIIWFTALALGVSSLSQAVTAPHAQTPAMGDATLPPANAATAAPATTMPAIPLAQPATNAAVRNVVMPFAQIAPAPGTFALRGVDPNGQIEFGVRSDEVVTQASLDLEFTPSPALIPTESHIKVYLNNELMGVTTISKEQMGKSNRVRLPIDPRYITDFNSLQLVFVGHYQNICENPASTSLWLDVSKASALNLQFQKLTLKDDLSPFPAPFFDSRDTRPLTLPIVFADQPDLVQQRAAAVLASWFGSKAQWRGQSFPALFNQLPNSHGIVFATNDKRPDFLRDTPAANGPTVSIISHPNDPHVKLLLVQGRDDNELLTAVQGIAQGNPLFRGQSVTIDKVEQLAPRQPYDAPNWVRTDRPMTFAELQQYNEQLQTDGIVPRPISLTMNLPPDLFLIRSQGIDMRLKYRYTAPQVQDGSRLSINLNNQFVQAFSLAPEQDQNSLLMRLPLTQGLWDSDKSLSIPALKLGTTNQLRFDFSYTTLLSSGTADRCETYTPVVNHAVIDSNSTINFSGYRHFMAMPDLRAFANAGYPFSRLADLSQTLVLVNKQPQPAQVSAMLNAIGNIGAQTGYPALAVQLSDDWTQADKQDRDILMIGAIPPELHDNSKINLLVEQTQSWIKQPTRQTAIPDMGSPASDATPDSKTTVSGDGAMSAIIGFQSPYHDQRSVVALLADSPQGYTLLNNTLIDGEKRASLFGSVSVIRESGINNLRVGDVYYVGHLPWWERIWHALAQHPVWLAIISTLTVIIVAWLLWRGLKFFSRRRLSPDERD
- the bcsA gene encoding UDP-forming cellulose synthase catalytic subunit codes for the protein MSGILRLFLVPPARQAIQQRYRGYRQQGASAFAAFFATLFAILGWIFLRLESEGWQQIRAQRTYWFPHISPQRPRPADILRYLTQGIWLLTIKNGQLPTSRRNYFSALPRWRQRYMNAQQALFARFSHANTDDREDLESGSAKTSRFQRLVTVALSLLCAALALLCITQPFDLLSQFIFMTLLWCIAMLVRNMPGRMPTLMMIALSFTVSCRYLWWRYTETLNWDDPLSLICGLLLLAAETYAWVVLVLGYFQTIWPLNRHPVSLPEDSKTWPTVDLMIPTYNEPLSVVKPTVYAALGIDWPKDKLNIYILDDGGRAEFKAFAEEVGVHYIARVTHEHAKAGNINNALKQAKGEFVAIFDCDHVPTRSFLQLTMGWFFKDKKLAMLQTPHHFFSPDPFERNLGRFRRTPNEGTLFYGLVQDGNDMWDATFFCGSCAILRRKPLDEIGGIAVETVTEDAHTSLRLHRLGYSSAYIRIPQAAGLATESLSAHIGQRIRWARGMVQIFRLDNPLFGKGLKLGQRLCYANAMMHFLSGIPRLIFLTAPLAFLLLHAYIIFAPALAIALYVLPHMVHASLTNSRIQGRYRHSFWSEIYETVLAWYIARPTTVALFNPHKGKFNVTAKGGLVEEQHVDWVITRPYLVLVLLNIAGVMYGIWRLIYGPPEEIMTVLISLLWVVYNMTILGGAVAVAVEAKQVRQAHRVEMSMSAAILRADGHLFPCVLRDYSDGGVGVEARESGILQVGDSVSLLLKRGQQEYAFPFSVTRAFDNKIGLRMTNLTIRQHIDFIQCTFARADTWALWQDSFPQDKPVESLVDVLALGFRGYLRLADYAPPVIRNIILAFLNIVVWVVSFIPRYVGKRTVTDQTGAALPEKAVHQGQTPSTHETRFAQENLFTEKTVA
- the bcsQ gene encoding cellulose biosynthesis protein BcsQ; this translates as MPVIALQGIRGGVGTTSIAAALGWAFQRLGESALVIDFSPDNLLRINFNMPFEQRRGWARAEADGAPWQTGAMQYLPGLDFLPFGRLNTQEIATLQQHYHQHPALWQNNLAQLSAAGRHRWILIDVPADNSPLTRQALATANTVFQVVVADANCHSRLHQQALPRQCHFLVNQFSTLSTLQQDLHQLWLHTLSHLLPLVVHRDEALAESLMLKQPLGECRPDSVAAEEIMTLANWCLIHVKESGV
- the bcsR gene encoding cellulose biosynthesis protein BcsR: MNNEPTRIDTSAHADLTENARTDDDLRVLSQAFSLPEINYIDIARQARLSQMMARWPLLDELKEPAGSD
- the bcsE gene encoding cellulose biosynthesis protein BcsE codes for the protein MKQNFSLGIRDLWDELVTLQLAGFYWVNIDRQIDAALFCQQIMHGQNNDARVALIGCGERSDSLLTALFTTDNKFTTENNNTGKKQLSCYALPENKAALLNLTDDLMRALRPKNRLLVLYAPASLWRDISPERLQRWIDDTATWLHQRQCTLVVISHSSGVTRLRNMLISQHRGLYGLASLQWQQDRAQYLVSWWATERGVRANKVQMLQSDSDGWFMLKEEEPILTPSLDDDGLFLMEKSVMEGAPALSEHWQLLDDNAILVQTGMLTHAATLVFALNQTSQVDTLVKQVHSLRRQRGELLKIVVREMKPCLRASDERLLLACGANIIVSHSEPLSRFLTRIESVQGQRFTKHVPVDVEVLLTTMRPLQIKGYQPPDIFRQSVQMLIDSTLMPEGSKGVLVALRPVPGVRAAQALTLCTLRRFGDVVTIAQGRLFLFLSNCRLNELDIALKSIFRLPVDEAFSNRIVWSQDLQILAEVKSLVQDDTLEQERQINDYVQLQQTESAPSRQVLRREPIAIDLLAPDLRARAPGEPS
- the bcsF gene encoding cellulose biosynthesis protein BcsF codes for the protein MNLIDIVQLVLLSAVVFFTLGYLAHRVIPHWLQYWRNRLLSPRYLKPASVWMRSPSSTKTVSTKPTSAETKK
- the bcsG gene encoding cellulose biosynthesis protein BcsG, which gives rise to MDEKKPTQQQDTQKQQNIWRYWRGLGAWNVYFLLKFALLWFGYLNFHPLLNLVFLAFLLFPIPNVTLHRWRHIIAIPLGIGLFYHDTWLPGINSILSQGSQVAGFSAAYLLELFNRFINWQMVGAAAVIIVAYLFFAQWIRITVFTVAALAWLNIVNLAGPAVSLMPAASTASAPSAASPTGGDAALPEATLPPTNANLTAYLNQFYTREKTRTTAFPATLPQDAQPFDLLIINICSLSWSDLDVAQLENHPLWKKFDILFRQFNSATAYSGPASIRLLRASCGQQSHTDLYQPVNQQCYLFSNLVKLGFEEQLMLDHSGVFGNYLREVREEGDIQIPMLSQEGISHQITSFDGEPIYNDLELLNRWLGERGKATTARNATFFNLIPLHDGNRFVGSNQSADYAPRAKILFDQLDAFFDELQKSGRKVMVIVVPEHGAALAGDKMQMSGLRDIPSPSITHIPVGVKLFGLQAPHQGNALEIASPSSYLAISELVVRMVDGKVFTAPSVDWQTLTSALPQTEAISENENAIVMQYQGKPYIRLNGGDWVPYPQ